The Astatotilapia calliptera chromosome 2, fAstCal1.2, whole genome shotgun sequence genome includes a window with the following:
- the LOC113032539 gene encoding uncharacterized protein LOC113032539, producing MADLPPECLKVCPPFTYVGLDVFGPWSVVARRTRGGQAESKRWAMMFSCLSSRAVHIELIESMDTSSCINALRRFFALRGPAKELQSDCGTNFIGASKELEMGNTVQGYLSKQGCSWNFRLPHASHMGGSWERMIGVARRILDSMLLQQKSRLTHEVLSTLMAEITAIINARPLLPVSTDPNQPFILSPAMLLTQKSGVPPPPGDFTDKDLFTKQWRQVQALANQFWARWSKEYLPSLQQRQKWTVTRRNLQVGDLVLLRDKQTIRNYWPMALVTATFPGKDGHVRKVEVKTTDQGDTRTFLRPVAEVVLLLPKH from the coding sequence ATGGCTGACTTACCGCCGGAATGTCTCAAGGTTTGCCCTCCCTTCACATACGTGGGGCTTGACGTCTTTGGACCTTGGTCTGTTGTAGCCAGACGCACTAGAGGAGGACAGGCAGAGAGCAAACGGTGGGCCATGATGTTTAGTTGTTTGAGTTCAAGGGCCGTCCACATTGAGCTGATTGAGTCTATGGACACATCTAGCTGTATAAATGCTCTCAGGCGGTTCTTCGCTCTCAGAGGCCCTGCAAAGGAACTTCAGTCTGATTGTGGGACCAACTTCATTGGCGCTAGCAAGGAGTTGGAGATGGGTAATACTGTACAGGGGTACCTCAGCAAGCAAGGATGTAGCTGGAACTTCAGACTTCCACATGCTTCCCACATGGGAGGCTCATGGGAACGGATGATTGGTGTTGCCAGGAGAATCCTTGATTCAATGCTCTTGCAGCAAAAGAGTCGCCTGACCCACGAAGTGCTGTCAACACTAATGGCAGAAATTACAGCTATCATCAATGCACGTCCACTCCTACCTGTGTCTACAGACCCAAACCAACCTTTCATTCTTTCACCAGCCATGCTCCTCACACAGAAATCAGGAGTTCCACCTCCTCCAGGAGATTTCACAGACAAGGACCTCTTCACAAAACAATGGAGGCAAGTTCAAGCGCTCGCAAACCAGTTTTGGGCCCGTTGGAGCAAAGAATACTTACCATCCttacaacaaagacaaaaatggaCAGTGACACGCAGAAACCTTCAAGTTGGGGATCTGGTCCTCCTCAGGGACAAGCAGACCATCCGCAACTACTGGCCCATGGCCTTAGTCACAGCAACCTTTCCTGGGaaggatggacatgtgagaaaggtTGAAGTAAAAACGACCGACCAAGGTGACACAAGAACCTTCCTTAGGCCAGTTGCAGAAGTAGTTCTTCTTCTGCCTAAGCACTGA